One genomic window of Arvicola amphibius chromosome 4, mArvAmp1.2, whole genome shotgun sequence includes the following:
- the Pcgf2 gene encoding polycomb group RING finger protein 2 isoform X1: MHRTTRIKITELNPHLMCALCGGYFIDATTIVECLHSFCKTCIVRYLETNKYCPMCDVQVHKTRPLLSIRSDKTLQDIVYKLVPGLFKDEMKRRRDFYAAYPLTEVPNGSNEDRGEVLEQEKGALGDDEIVSLSIEFYEGVRDREEKKSLMENGDGDKEKTGVRFLRCPAAMTVMHLAKFLRNKMDVPSKYKVEILYEDEPLKEYYTLMDIAYIYPWRRVLSTTHLLLMPSAGSYHPDLGMGLSPSSTVSSQPASGSPCPQCPLPQRGPTPVGHQSVSLSATRLPALPPFRPPPPPCPALRPHPMALPAPTAPLLPTLPPPLHLRPPVGPQLLPTGARRTACKRHPPPAGGAR, encoded by the exons ATGCATCGAACCACACGGATTAAAATCACGGAGCTGAACCCTCACCTCATGTGTGCCCTCTGTGGGGGCTATTTCATCGACGCCACCACCATTGTGGAGTGCTTGCATTCCT TCTGTAAAACCTGCATCGTGCGCTACTTGGAGACCAACAAATATTGCCCCATGTGTGACGTCCAGGTTCATAAAACCAGACCACTCCTGAGCATCAG GTCAGACAAAACCCTCCAGGACATTGTCTACAAGTTGGTGCCTGGGCTTTTTAAAG ATGAGATGAAACGGCGTCGGGACTTTTATGCAGCATACCCGCTGACGGAGG TCCCCAATGGCTCCAATGAGGACCGCGGCGAGGTCCTAGAGCAGGAGAAGGGGGCGCTGGGCGATGATGAGATTGTCAGTCTTTCCATTGAGTTCTACGAAGGAGTCAG GGACCGAGAGGAGAAGAAGAGCCTCATGGAGAATGGGGATGGGGACAAGGAGAAG ACAGGGGTGCGCTTCCTGCGATGCCCAGCAGCCATGACTGTCATGCACCTCGCAAAGTTTCTCCGCAACAAAATGGACGTACCCAGCAAATACAAG GTGGAGATCCTCTATGAAGATGAGCCCCTGAAGGAATATTACACCCTCATGGACATTGCTTACATCTACCCCTGGCGGAGG gtgctAAGTACCACACACCTGTTGCTGATGCCCTCCGCTGGCTCTTACCATCCAGACTTGGG AATGGGCCTCTCCCCCTCAAGTACCGTGTCCAGCCAGCCTGCAAGCGGCTCACCCTGCCCACAGTGCCCACTCCCTCAGAGGGGACCAACACCAGTGGGGCATCAGAGTGTGAGTCTGTCAGCGACAAGGCTCCCAGCCCTGCCACCCTTCcggccacctcctcctccttgccCAGCCCTGCGACCCCATCCCATGGCTCTCCCAGCTCCCACGGCCCCCCTGCTACCCACCCTACCTCCCCCACTCCACCTTCGACCGCCTGTGGGACCACAGCTGCTACCAACGGGGGCACGTCGAACTGCCTGCAAACGCCATCCTCCACCAGCAGGGGGCGCAAGATGA
- the Pcgf2 gene encoding polycomb group RING finger protein 2 isoform X2: protein MHRTTRIKITELNPHLMCALCGGYFIDATTIVECLHSFCKTCIVRYLETNKYCPMCDVQVHKTRPLLSIRSDKTLQDIVYKLVPGLFKDEMKRRRDFYAAYPLTEVPNGSNEDRGEVLEQEKGALGDDEIVSLSIEFYEGVRDREEKKSLMENGDGDKEKTGVRFLRCPAAMTVMHLAKFLRNKMDVPSKYKVEILYEDEPLKEYYTLMDIAYIYPWRRNGPLPLKYRVQPACKRLTLPTVPTPSEGTNTSGASECESVSDKAPSPATLPATSSSLPSPATPSHGSPSSHGPPATHPTSPTPPSTACGTTAATNGGTSNCLQTPSSTSRGRKMTVNGAPCPP, encoded by the exons ATGCATCGAACCACACGGATTAAAATCACGGAGCTGAACCCTCACCTCATGTGTGCCCTCTGTGGGGGCTATTTCATCGACGCCACCACCATTGTGGAGTGCTTGCATTCCT TCTGTAAAACCTGCATCGTGCGCTACTTGGAGACCAACAAATATTGCCCCATGTGTGACGTCCAGGTTCATAAAACCAGACCACTCCTGAGCATCAG GTCAGACAAAACCCTCCAGGACATTGTCTACAAGTTGGTGCCTGGGCTTTTTAAAG ATGAGATGAAACGGCGTCGGGACTTTTATGCAGCATACCCGCTGACGGAGG TCCCCAATGGCTCCAATGAGGACCGCGGCGAGGTCCTAGAGCAGGAGAAGGGGGCGCTGGGCGATGATGAGATTGTCAGTCTTTCCATTGAGTTCTACGAAGGAGTCAG GGACCGAGAGGAGAAGAAGAGCCTCATGGAGAATGGGGATGGGGACAAGGAGAAG ACAGGGGTGCGCTTCCTGCGATGCCCAGCAGCCATGACTGTCATGCACCTCGCAAAGTTTCTCCGCAACAAAATGGACGTACCCAGCAAATACAAG GTGGAGATCCTCTATGAAGATGAGCCCCTGAAGGAATATTACACCCTCATGGACATTGCTTACATCTACCCCTGGCGGAGG AATGGGCCTCTCCCCCTCAAGTACCGTGTCCAGCCAGCCTGCAAGCGGCTCACCCTGCCCACAGTGCCCACTCCCTCAGAGGGGACCAACACCAGTGGGGCATCAGAGTGTGAGTCTGTCAGCGACAAGGCTCCCAGCCCTGCCACCCTTCcggccacctcctcctccttgccCAGCCCTGCGACCCCATCCCATGGCTCTCCCAGCTCCCACGGCCCCCCTGCTACCCACCCTACCTCCCCCACTCCACCTTCGACCGCCTGTGGGACCACAGCTGCTACCAACGGGGGCACGTCGAACTGCCTGCAAACGCCATCCTCCACCAGCAGGGGGCGCAAGATGACTGTTAACGGAGCTCCTTGCCCCCCTTAA
- the Cisd3 gene encoding CDGSH iron-sulfur domain-containing protein 3, mitochondrial, with protein MGFRRLPFSTDFIFLFPNHICLPALSKLCQRREISSWLARWFPKDPAKPVVAQKTPIKLELVAGKTYRWCVCGRSKKQPFCDGSHFFQRTGLSPLKFKAQETRTVALCTCKATQRPPYCDGTHKSEQVQKAEVGSPL; from the exons atgGGCTTCCGGCGTCTTCCCTTCtccactgattttatttttctgtttccaaatcACATCTGTCTGCCGGCCTTGTCGAAGCTGTGCCAGAGGCGGGAAATCTCCTCTTGGCTG GCCCGATGGTTCCCCAAAGACCCAGCCAAGCCCGTGGTGGCACAGAAAACACCCATCAAGTTGGAGCTTGTTGCAGGAAAAACCTACAGGTGGTGTGTATGTGGCCGAAGCAAGAAACAA CCCTTCTGCGATGGCTCCCACTTCTTCCAGCGCACCGGCCTTTCTCCGCTCAAGTTCAAAGCTCAAGAGACCCGCACAGTGGCCCTGTGTACCTGCAAAGCCACTCAGCGTCCTCCTTACTGCGATGGTACCCACAAGAGTGAGCAGGTACAGAAAGCAGAAGTGGGCTCCCCACTCTGA